In the Oceanivirga salmonicida genome, one interval contains:
- a CDS encoding helix-turn-helix transcriptional regulator, with protein sequence MSLCNKLKELRNIKGINQEEMGSLVGVSRQTISLIERGDYNPSIIVCLKLANVLEVSVEEIFWYEGE encoded by the coding sequence AGGAATTAAGAAATATAAAAGGAATAAATCAAGAAGAAATGGGGAGTTTAGTAGGTGTAAGTAGGCAAACAATAAGTTTAATTGAAAGAGGGGATTATAATCCATCTATAATAGTTTGTTTAAAACTTGCAAATGTATTAGAAGTTAGTGTAGAAGAAATATTTTGGTATGAGGGAGAATAA